A segment of the Longimicrobiales bacterium genome:
CGGCTAGGCGATGCACAGGCATGGCGTCGATTGCTACAGGATTAAAGCGATCGGAGGAGGCTTCGATTGACCCATATTCTAGCGGGCGCGTATCGTCATGCACCACTTCCCACTCGCTATCCCCGGAATCCGTGTCTGATCGCCTGAACCTTTACGAGCACTTCCTCGGCAGCCGTATTGCCGAAGGTCTCGCTGACAGAACAGCGCTGCTCACAGCAGATGGCGCTCTGACGTACGGCGAAGTCGATGCCCGCGCAGGCCAGTACGCCAACCTGCTCGTGGAAGCCGGACTCCGGCCGGAAGAACGAGTGTTGATCGCCATGCCGGACGGGCTCGACTTCGTCGCGGCCCTCTTCGGGATCATCCGAGCTGGCGGTGTCGTTGTGATGATCAACCCGCAACTCAAGCCGAACCAAATCAGGTATTTCTATGAGTACATCCGGGCGCGGGTGGCGCTCGTGCACGATGAAGTCGCAGACACATTCCAAGCCGTGCTCGCAGAGGCAGACCACCGACCAGATTTCATCCGGGTGGGCACGCCAGACTTCACGGCGACCCTGACTGCACACAGCGATGCACATCCCACGTTCCCGTCCCACGAAGACGATGCCGCAATCTGGATCTTCAGCGGCGGCACCACAGGCCACCCCAAGGCCGCCGTTCAAAGTCATCGCTCCTTCGTAAACACGACCGAGCTCTACGGCCATGGCGTCTTGGGCATCACACCGGACGACGTCACCCTCTCCGTCCCCAAGCTCTTCTTCGGGTACGCGATGGGCATCAATCTGTTCTTCCCGTTCAGCGTCGGGGCGACCGCAGTCCTCTTCCCGGAGCGGTGCACGGCGGAAACTCTGTTCGCAAAAATCGAGGCATTCAAGCCGACCATCCTCGCGAACGTGCCCACAATGGTGAACCACCTGTTGGGCCATCCGGACGCACCGAACCAGGACCTCTCGTCCATCCGCCTCGTGACTTCTGCCGGCGAGGCGCTACCCGCAGAACTCCACCGCCGTTGGAATGCACTGTGCGGCGTCCCGCTTCTGGACGGCCTCGGCACAGCGGAGATGTGGCACATCTTCATCTCGAACCGCCCGGGCGACGTGAAGCCCGGCACGCTGGGGCAGGTCGTCCCGGGCTTCCAAGTCGAGGTGCGAGGTGAGGACGGCGAAGTCCTAGGACCGGACGAAGTCGGCTATCTGTGGGTGAAAGGTGATTCCCGAGCCTCGGGATATTGGCAGCAGCGCGAAAAGACCCGCCAGGCATTCGTCGGTGACTGGTACGTCTCGGGGGACATGATCAGCATGGACGCGGACGGCTACGTCACCTACTGCGGCCGCGCGGACGACATGCTCAAAGTGAGTGGGAAGTGGATGTCCCCCGGCGAACTGGAGAACTGCCTACTCGAGCACGAGGCCGTGCAAGAAGTCGCCGTTGTGGGTGTGCGTAGCACGGACGGACTCATCAAGCCGGAGGCGTTCGCGGTCGTGGCCACCGGCCACACGCCGGGCGGCGCACTAGCCGCAGTGCTCCAGGAGTGGGCCAGGACCCGATTGGAACCATACAAGTATCCTCGTGAAGTGACCTTCATGGACGATCTCCCCAGAACACACCTCGGCAAAGTGGACCGAGGCAAACTCTCTAGAGAGGCAGCACAGTCATGACCGCATATGCGCTTCTGATGACACTCGCTGTGAGCACAGGCCCCACGAGCGACGACGCACATCCGCTTCCTTGGGGATTCCTCGGCCACGAAATGGCAGCCCACGCGGCAGTGCTCGCCCTGCCCGCTTCAATGCCCGACTTCTTCAGGTCCGCGGGAGAACAGCTCGTGTATCTGGACCCTGAGCCGGATCGGTGGCGCAACTTCAGCATGAGGGAAATGGACCAAGCCTTCTCGTACGACCACTACATCGACATGGAGAATGTGCCCACCGGTGCCCTCGACGCTCCGGACCGGTTCACGTATCTGAAGGCACTATACGATGCGGGGCTGCCCAAACCCGAACGCGACGCCGGCTTCCTCCCGTACCGGATCCTCGAGCTGTATCAGCGCGTGGTCACGGAATTCCGCATGTGGCGG
Coding sequences within it:
- a CDS encoding benzoate-CoA ligase family protein; the protein is MSDRLNLYEHFLGSRIAEGLADRTALLTADGALTYGEVDARAGQYANLLVEAGLRPEERVLIAMPDGLDFVAALFGIIRAGGVVVMINPQLKPNQIRYFYEYIRARVALVHDEVADTFQAVLAEADHRPDFIRVGTPDFTATLTAHSDAHPTFPSHEDDAAIWIFSGGTTGHPKAAVQSHRSFVNTTELYGHGVLGITPDDVTLSVPKLFFGYAMGINLFFPFSVGATAVLFPERCTAETLFAKIEAFKPTILANVPTMVNHLLGHPDAPNQDLSSIRLVTSAGEALPAELHRRWNALCGVPLLDGLGTAEMWHIFISNRPGDVKPGTLGQVVPGFQVEVRGEDGEVLGPDEVGYLWVKGDSRASGYWQQREKTRQAFVGDWYVSGDMISMDADGYVTYCGRADDMLKVSGKWMSPGELENCLLEHEAVQEVAVVGVRSTDGLIKPEAFAVVATGHTPGGALAAVLQEWARTRLEPYKYPREVTFMDDLPRTHLGKVDRGKLSREAAQS